A stretch of Lathyrus oleraceus cultivar Zhongwan6 chromosome 6, CAAS_Psat_ZW6_1.0, whole genome shotgun sequence DNA encodes these proteins:
- the LOC127096105 gene encoding uncharacterized protein LOC127096105 → MSQAIDEEPTQNNEPFIPNEEVGENSEDDLEEVRFEDLFGVSDDDGNEDIFDTSTVALRAQPISLYNPPAHMQNISLDDAEPISVFGSFIPTHNSDEIEEGIEYEDKEKCVLALQQWHIKRSLDFSVVKSDNVRFVIKRRNLTCNFKCRVSLRKGNSRWRVGKCSGPHTCTTTSMSQDHTKLSSEMISKSIMELVNRDTSLKVKVIIAHVVEKYRYIISYKKAWIAKCKAIESLYGNWETSYNDLPQWILVDGTWLYGKYRGTMLMAVAQDGNRNIFLIVFALVESETKEAWSFFLKNLRMHVTPQANLCLISDRHESIKSAYNNLENGWQFPPSSHVYCIRHIAQNFMREIKDKDLRKIVVNMGYALTEATFNYYRGEIRRTNNDALSWIDNTPREKWAKAFDGGQRWGHMTTNLAEAMNSVLKETRNLPITALVKSTYYRLGSLFGRRGHQWTKILASGQVFTNNCNKGMAEEVIKVNMHNVMQFDRERFYFMVQEKINHNDGRPTGTFSVDLRKQL, encoded by the exons ATGAGTCAAGCCATTGACGAAGAGCCGACTCAAAATAATGAACCTTTCATACCAAATGAAGAGGTAGGCGAGAATAGTGAGGATGATCTTGAGGAGGTTCGATTTGAAGATCTATTTGGTGTTAGTGATGACGATGGCAATGAGGACATATTCGACACATCGACCGTTGCACTAAGAGCGCAACCAATTAGTTTGTACAACCCACCTGCGCACATGCAAAACATAAGTTTGGATGATGCTGAACCAATCTCCGTTTTCGGCAGTTTCATACCAACTCACAATTCTGACGAAATAGAGGAGGGCATCGAGTATGAAGATAAGGAAAAGTGTGTTCTGGCGTTGCAACAATGGCATATAAAACGTAGTCTAGATTTTTCTGTGGTTAAATCTGACAATGTACGTTTTGTCATCAAACGTAGAAATTTAACATGCAATTTCAAATGCAGGGTCTCATTGCGCAAGGGCAACTCAAGGTGGAGAGTTGGTAAGTGTAGTGGGCCTCATACGTGCACAACCACTTCCATGTCACAAGACCATACAAAACTCAGTTCAGAAATGATTAGCAAGAGCATAATGGAGCTTGTAAATCGGGACACTTCTCTTAAGGTGAAGGTTATCATCGCTCATGTTGTTGAGAAATACAGATATATAATATCATACAAAAAGGCATGGATTGCAAAGTGTAAGGCAATTGAGTCGCTGTATGGAAATTGGGAGACATCTTACAACGATCTTCCGCAGTGGATACTG GTTGATGGAACTTGGTTGTATGGCAAGTACAGAGGGACTATGTTGATGGCTGTGGCACAGGATGGGAACAGGAACATATTTCTGATAGTGTTCGCATTGGTTGAAAGTGAGACAAAGGAAGCCtggagtttctttcttaagaaTTTGAGAATGCATGTTACCCCCCAAGCAAATCTATGCCTAATATCAGACAGGCATGAATCGATAAAGAGTGCATACAACAACCTGGAAAATGGATGGCAGTTTCCTCCTTCATCACacgtctattgcattagacatatcgcgCAAAACTTCATGCGCGAGATTAAAGACAAGGATCTGCGGAAAATAGTTGTTAACATGGGTTATGCGTTAACAGAGGCAACATTTAACTACTATCGGGGGGAAATCCGAAGAACAAACAACGACGCTTTATCATGGATAGACAACACCCCTCGCGAGAAGTGGGCAAAGGCATTTGACGGAGGGCAACGCTGGGGTCACATGACAACTAACCTAGCAGAAGCAATGAACTCGGTGCTAAAAGAAACCCGAAACCTTCCAATCACTGCATTGGTCAAATCTACGTACTATCGTTTAGGATCACTATTTGGTAGAAGAGGCCATCAGTGGACAAAAATATTAGCCTCTGGGCAGGTTTTCACTAATAACTGCAACAAGGGGATGGCTGAGGAAGTCATCAAAGTTAACATGCACAACGTCATGCAGTTCGATCGAGAGAGATTTTATTTCATGGTCCAAGAGAAGATTAATCATAACGACGGTCGACCAACCGGAACGTTCAGCGTTGATCTGAGGAAACAACTGTGA